The nucleotide window GTTGGGTGGTTGGACCTTCCTGAACTTGCTTCATGCTAACATTTTGGCACTCAATTGCCAATTTCTTAGAATGTATGATGGTTCTGCTTGAAGATGGCCACTCTATTCTAATACAGGTTGGTGATATGCAGTACAGCTGCTGCAAGGAACTTGTAATGCAGCAACTGAGAAGTTTTCAGTCATCATCCTGCACAGACAACTTTATGTCACCTGCCAACCAGCCGCTCTGCCTCCACCCTGGGGCCTTCAGAGCCTAATGTGAAACCTCCTTGCTTGGACTACCATGAGTTCTTTGGCTTGTTATTAATCCTGTAAAAAGGGAAGGTGGCTCTGGAAGAGCAACTGAGAAAAAGTTCCCAACTAAGcccttggaaaaaaaataaagtggggaggggaaaggCAGGCTGGGGTCAGTAGAGATCAGGGTGGTCTGATAGACCATGACCCTGccttccctttttctcctctgGGCCTGAAGCCAGGGAGTATGAATGAATGTTCAAATGGCagcttgtttttccttccttctacagCAAGGGTTGGCATGGGCCCCTGAGAGCGCTGGAATATGAGACCAAGAGGCAGGCCTGGCTCAGGGCTGAAGGGTTGGGGCTAGTTCTGACCAGTTCTTGCTGCTCTACCTGCCAGAGCTGGCCAAGTCCTTCCAACTTCCCAGGCTTATCCCAAACATATATGTGGTGCTTCCAGTCCCAACTACCCTGCCTGCAACTCCTAACATGGGACAGTCTCTGCAGACATATTTACCTGACCATGACCATgacttatgtcttctttttacaAGGACTGGATTATAAAGTATGCTTTGTTTAATGTAACTTGAGCAAGCTTTAAGCATATCTTTCCTTTGTTACTCTTAAGCAAAGTGTTTTCAGTTATTAGTTTAACTAGAGGGATTTTGTGCTAATGAATGGGTATTATAGGCTAACACCTGTGATGGAAGGCACAGCTCTGAGTGCTTTGTTGGGATGAGCAGGTTCTGAGGCCAAGCCTGCTCCAACCACAGTGCTGCCAGGAGGAGGAGCCAGCTGCTTCTTTCAAGCTGTGCTACTACAGAGCCATTCTCTGAGCAGGGGAGTGCAGCTGACACAGATGCCAGCTGGGCTGTGTAAGTTGTGTTGGGGACATGAATGACTGAGCTACACATTCAGAGGTGGTTTATGAAGTCTTCCACTCTGAACTATggtggctttgtgtgtgtgtgtgtgtgtgtgtaaatgtgctAAGCCATGGTGTGGGAAGGGAATGATTTACTAGGTGCAAAGTGGTCAAGGGCTAGATATACCATAATTGCCTATATTATAGAGTTAGTATAcatctctattttttcttgacaCACTTTTGCTTGCTGGagcttttgttaaaattaaactttaattgCTTCCAATCCTGTATGACTCTTATTTTGAGCTACCATGCATTTAGGCTTGCGAGAGTCAGATATATTTGGAACACTATCTCCTAGGTCATATCAAGAACTCTCCTCTACTCCagaacccattttacagatggagatgCTGAGGCCATGCTGCTCACAGCTTCCAGTGGTGGCCGTGAGtgccctctgcctccttccttccagtGTAAGTGGGACCACAGTGCATAAGGCAGGAGGACATCCCGAGGGCCCATACCAGCTTGGGTGTCCCGGGCTTTGGGGAACTGCTGGAAGACATCTGCTGCTTAACCAGGTGGCTCTGGATGTGAGCTAGATTCCAAAAGCTGATCCAAATCAACCTCTTGGAGAAAGCAGAGGGTAGACCTGTGAGTCCCAGGACTGGGATAAGAGACAACCTTCTGCTCTGGCTTTCTGTAAATGATAGAACTCTTCTATAGGGAAGCTCACTTTTGTATTGCCAAAGTCCCACTTgtggattttaaaaagtgttatgtGCTTTTCAAGCTTGCCTTGGGGCCCCAGATCCCATCCTATTTCCCTCTATTATTCTTTTCTGACATTAGGAACTCCTATCCCACCTCAACTCAGAGATTGGGAAATACTTCTCAGGGAGAAGTATGGATACAATCCATTTTCCTTTTGACCCCACCTATAGAAAGGCAGGGATTGGTAAAGAAAAATGGAGATGGAAAAAGCTCAGAGGCAGATGCTATGGCAGAAAGAAAGGTAGGTGGGCTCAGGGAGgaacagggcagggagggagcaTCATAGACCTGTCTTAAACTTGTCCAAACAGTGCATCCCTGAAATGAAGGAGCCAAGTCATTTGATGATGTTTCCACCACCTAGGAGACCCTCCTCCCCCTGGCTTCCTGGAAAGTCTCTGTCCTTCAAAAGTTGGTGAATACTTTGCCTCCTTGCTGCCTGCCTTCCCACAAGTAGAGCTGAGCTATGCCTGCATTAGGGATGTGTTCATACCACTCTTCCTGCAGGgatctccattttctcattttggtCTTCCCAAATCTACCTGGTGCTCAATGGAGAAAGCTCCTTTAAAAAGAAACCCACGTACTTTTTACCACCTTTCAACCACCAGTCTGCTCTTCCTCAGCCAAACTTTTGCCTGTCCTCTAGGGCTATCTACCTCTAAAAAACAGTCTCAGGTCCACCAGCCCACATCATCAGGCTGTGTACTTTAACCTGGCCACACTTCCACTACTCTTCCATCATTCCATTGAGATGCCAAGGAGCAGCTGTAGGCTCAGGAATTAAGGGTACAGATTACCAGCGTTCAAATCTCAACTTCTCTAGTTACTTGCCGTGTAACCTTGGGTAATTACTTAAACCTCTGTGtttcagctataaaatggggatgaatgGTCCCTAATCATAGGATTAGGATGAGGATTAGAGGAGTTAATGCATGTAATGTGGTTCCGAGCAGTTCTGACACTCAAATATTAGCAGTCCTATGGGAAGCCTTTTTGCTAAGGAGGAatgctccttgagggcaggagccCCTTTTCTCATGTCCTGCCCCCAGCTGTCCAATAAAGATTCGTGGACCACAGACTGCACCTTTACCTTTCTGTGACTTTCCTGTGACTCTTCTTCCCTCCATCCCCCACCTATCCAAGAGCTTTTCACAGATGCCTGTAGCAGGGTTTCCTATTAAAACAATTCCTGCGGAAGTAGATCAACCTCCACAAAATTCAAAGAACAGACAAGCTGTATTTTACCACAGTTGTAGCAGATTAATGGGCTCAGGAAACTTGTTAAATCAGAAAAGCTACTGCCCAAAAAAGACAccacaaaaactcaaaataaatgcaaaatttaatgaaaaaaaatgagtacaaagtgaatggaaaagaacaaaaacagtCAATGAATGCAGGAGTAAATGAATTAACACGTGAAGCAATTTTAGAAAAGCATGTTAACATAACAGACTAGCAAGCCACACGCGGGCCTCGTATCCATGAGCCCCACTTAACAGGGAGCCCACATTTagacatacacaaacatatatgcaGTCAGTATGCACAATTACAAACCACCTAGATCAGGTTACCCACAACCAGAAAGACCATATATCCCCATTGGCCTGGGACAGGTCTGGTTTATGCCTGTTGATCTGGTGTGATTAATAGCATCCCCTTTCTCTCTTAATAGTCCCAGTTTGGACAACAAATTATATGGTGATTCTTCTACCCCAAACAAACATGGTTTATGAAAGACATGAGAGTAAATGCCAACATGATCCTGTAAGACAGCCCTATTAACACCAACAAATgacaatgagaaaaagaaggGTGAATGAGACCCTGCAGACGGGGTCACATTCTATGAGAGCTAACTTACTAAACAGTGGCAAGTTTTAAGCTCACTTTATGCACCAAGGTTTAATTTGGTCTCagctaaaaatgacaaaattccaAACACAAACAGCAGGGGGAGAGGTGCAGTGAGGCTTGCTAGAGGGACCTGTGGAGGCAGCTCAGACTTGAGAAAACGCGTCTGTCAAGTGTCCCTGAAGATACTGGGAAAGCTTAGGCCCACAGGCAGGCAGCCAGCCAGCCACGAGTATGGCCTTTCAGTATACCTAGGGTGCAACCCGCAGGCCACAATGGACGAATGGCCAAATCTGCACACTCCAGAGTCCCAGGTTGGCCCATGAACCAGGAATTCTCATTTCTTATGTATCCGATGAACCTGCTGGGTCACCAGGCCTCATCTTCAGAAATATGTTAGCTCAAAGAGGCTATCTTAAAGGTCATGCTCTGACCCAACTGCATACACTTTCAGACATAAAATTACCCTAGAGATGAGCCACTGGCAGCCCACACTTGCCATGGATATATGCCAGTTTACCTTTTTAGATACCCTCACTGAAGCATCAGTTTTCAGTTGCAACCAGATGTGGACTTATTGTGAAGCTAATGAACCTTAATCTTCAGGGCCCCTTCCAAGACCCTGTACctaattttatattaacattgtttttcttaaagaagtCTGTCTAAATAATTCAAGCTTTCAGCCCCACAAAATTTAGATCCACCCCGGTCATAGCATAAAAACTTGGAGAATTGTCACTAGAACCTGCTCTGCTGCTGAAGCATGGAGCCCCTCACAGGTAAACGCTGCCTCTTCCTGGCCGTGCCTCAGTGGACGCACATAGCTCGCCCCTCCACCTCTCCCTGAGCAGAACATCATCtcaggaaggcagaaggaagccACGACTTGGTCCTGGAAATCACTAATGCAAGCCAGGCAGAAAGTGGGAAATGGTCATGAGAAAGAAGACAGGGGCATGAAAAGCGAACTACCAACTCCACAATAAATTAGCACGGCTTCCTGAGGCTTCCAGCCAGGGAGTGtgctagactgtgagctccttgaggggaGCGTTGTGCATTCCTCTGGGTAgctccagtgcccagcacagtgatTCAACATTAAAACTACCCTTCCTTTCGTCAAGTCATTTTCCATCTCCCATTTTACCAGGCCATATTCTCAACACTGACATTCTCGGTGGCTTGTAAACCAACAGGAGCATAGAAGAATCAAAGCTGCTAGTACTTCCTTAAAATGTTCCCCTTTAGAGTGCAGTTGAAGGGGAAAGCTCCTTTGCTGCTCATTTTTCCCTCATTGTCTGTATACATCAGACACCTTCATCTCTTCACCCAGCCAGGAAAGAAGCAATGACTTTGAGGTAACAACCTTTTCCCACTGAGTACTCTTTGCATTTAGAATATGCAGGATTTGCTTGGGAGTCTTAATTGGAGTCAAACACTTAACACACACACGGAGTTGGTCCCTGTTTACAGGTAGCACCTCTGGGGCACAGACAACTGCTTTAGGCTGCTGTTCCATTTACATTCACAGTAAAAACGCTGGACATGGTCTTGTTCATGTTCCAATTCCATCCACAAAGAAATGCCAAACACTGTCATTACAGGAAGTTTATTACCCACCTCTCCCTGTATATGATAGGCGTACTTTATACATAAGAAAGGTTTAGcggtattttttagtttttaaaaatcaggaaatctGTGTTACTTATGAAAATAATGGGAGAGGATATTATTTGTCTTGATGCTGGtgccaaaataaatatttagaagtgttttaaagttattaaaattaagcTCTaggttagaaaaattaaaatgaggggAACTGGGTGAATTTTGCAGCATGTATACCAGACCACGCAGCTGCACCTAGGGCACCACGTGAGTTGCCATCTCCACGCTGAACTATTAGGCCTAGCATCCCGGCTGGGGCCTTCGCTGGAGCGGCACATAACAGCTCCATCAGGGAATAGTGACACTGTAAATGGAAGACCAGCCACtggctctgaaaaaaataaacctcGTCAGTTTTGGATTCCAGCATTCCTGGCTTTTATGTGTTTGCATAGAGAGGGGTGGCCCGCCAGGCCTGGGGCAGCCTGGGGCCAGGGTCGGGTAGGGGAAAGCAAGGCTGTAAACACTGGAGTCTGTACCAGCTCCCAGTCCGTCCTCACACCATGTTATGGGAGAAGGGTCACAAGGTGTAACTCAAGCAACTTAACACATGAAAGTCTAAAGTCCACTCTTGACATGTAAGTCTGTGCGTGcgttaactgaaaaataaaaataaacaaaacaaaaatagacacattaaaAGATATGCAGACCAAATCAAACAGAAGCAAAAGACAGCAAGATGGACACTGCGAAAGGGCAGTCAGTTTGGCATTTGTGACGAGCAAAGCAGAGAATTCACTTCCGTTTGTGGCGTCCTAGGCTGAGGGTCAAGATCTGATTCAGAAGTAATTTTGCAAAAAAATTGGATTCAAATTTAAAGAGTAAGTATAaccaatcaaaaccactcaaacAAATGGTCATGAAAAACACCCCTGCCCCCATTCCAAAAATGCACTCCCGACTCACACTAGTCCCTTGACCAGGGCGGCAGGAAAGAGTATTCCCAGTCACCCCCCCTACCCCACTCTTGGCCTCCACAGGGCCGTCATGGGAAGAGAGTTTTCTCTCCCAGGGACCAAACTGACTGAAGCTTTCTAGCAGGTCCAGAAAACAGGAAAGACCTGTTTTCCAGGCCCAGGCCTAGAGAACATATCATGGAGCCCTGGCCACATAGGAAAAGCAGGGAGACCAGACACTAGTGACAAGCCCCCACCCCGAGGGCTGTGCTGGTGTCCtttcagcctgcctgcacccaccTTCACTGGCCCTCACACCCTGAGCTGGCCACAGACCCTTGTCTGCAGTTTCTGAGTGGTTTCTCCACAGCTTTTTTCCTAGGGAATCCTGGCTATCTTTTCTTTAACAAGATGGCAGGAAGCAGAGCAAAGTCACTTTGGGTGCCAGCATCTGGGTCATAGACTTCCACTCCCTCCCAGGAAAATCCTGATTTCTAAGCTGCCAGCTTGAAATCTACACAGGTTCCAACTCGCAGAGCCCCAACGCTCACCAAGCCGAAAGATGGGTGTGGGAGCGGGGCTGGAAGCAAATGCAGAGCAGAGGGGAAATTCACGGCTGAGGGGAGTGTGGGGCTGGGGTCCTCCCTGGGGACAGGTAGGGGCACATCTGTCCCAGCACTGTCAGCTGGGGTAGGGCCACCAGGCATCGGGATGAGGGAGACTACAAAAAGGAAGAGGGTCTGTCCTGAAGCAGAGGACAGACCCTAGGAGTGAGAATTGGCAACCAGTTCTGAAATGCCTGGTTCTGTCCCCATTTCCTCCAGCAAGAAGTCCTTTGAGTTTTTTTTCCTTGGTATGTGTTTGTGTgcctctgtgcatgtgtgtactgTGTGCTGGTAGATATGTGCCTGAGACTGTGTATGTGAGATGGGACAGGAGAGAAAGacagtgtgtgtgcacatgtgtatgcacatgtggTTAGGAAATGCCATAttgggggtggggcggggtggggcaggggcagggctaacaccaaaagcaacagcccAGGGCCACAGCTAACTATGCACTTCATGGCCCTAATGGCTAGGCTTCATTGCCACCAAGGAAGGAAGGGCCTGCGCATATACATCCCCAAATATCCCAGGAGGAAATGGATCCCAAGAATGAGGGCCAGGATGGGTTCACCTACTTAGTTCCTAGGTTGGCAAGAGAAAGATGGCACCCAAGATAGGCCAGGGCAGGGAGAAGGAGGGATGTATGAAATCCCCATAGTGTGACGTGGCATGGCTGTGAATGAGATGGGTGGGCGAGGGAGAGCCCCAGAAGCCAGAACATCTGGACTCCAGCTAAGTGTGTGGAAACAGGTTATGGATTGCCAGGGAGAAGTGACTCAGAGTTGTCCCCACCTGGCCACCCCACTGACTGCACTCCTGGTGCTGAGAAAGGCCTCCCTGCCATCcagtctttctctcctctctgcacTCTGCAGGAACAACTCCAGCCTCTACTTGAGGGGCAGCTCCTCCCCCCAAAAGAAACCACAGAGGCCCTGTGGGAAGCTGCTTTCCTCCCTTTAGCGCTGCGGACCCTTCAGAACAGCAGTGTGGTGACCACAGTGTCCAGGAGCCTGGTGTTGGCTGGCGCGAGTGCCCACAGTTCTCCGTCACCACCTGCCAGCCAATACGGGCCCCACACCACTGCCCCACAGACTGAGGAGGGATGCGCCACAGCTGTCCAAGCAGAGACCACTGCGGCTTTTGGAATCTGGTCAGCTGGAGATGCTGACATTGCCAGGTCCTGTGCCTCCTCTGGCCTGAAAGACCATTCCCAGCATTCCCAGAGCCCGGCAGCTCTGCCCTTTCCAGGCTGCTCCTCGCCCGTGCAGCCCCACCTTCACCACGCTGCAGCAGGGCCACAGCTGCCAAGGGGGCTACAGGAGAGCGAATGGGTGAGCAAGAAAtggtggcggggtggggggggaagaggaggaagggggaagaggaggagagaaaaagggagagggaggggtaGCACAAGATTGCCTGTGCAAGCAAGAGTGCATGACTATGAGAGCGATCCAGACCGCGAGACACTGGATCACtagtgaaggaaaaagaaaggcaacCAAGAAAGCTGGGGAGAGAGCCACTGAAGATGAGGGAAAACGAAACAGGAAAGGGGCAAGAGAGGGCGGGAGAAGAGCGAGAAGGGAGGTGAGGGACAAGAACGAAAGGAAGAGCCGTGGCCTGCCACCTACTTCTTCTTGTCCTTGTCCTTCCTCAGGGGCTGCTGCGAGGTGGCGTGCAAGGCCTGCGACTGCAGGGCCTCCACCGCAGCCTTCCGGCGATTGAAGGCGTTGGTCTCCTCCTCCAGTTCCCGGCGTTTTTCCTCCACCTTGCGCTTCTCCTCCTGGTGGACCCGCTTCAGGTGCTCAAACTTCTCATGGAGCTGGCAGCAGAAAGGGGACAGAAGATGGGAGGAGCAAGAAGAGGAGGGCTTGAGCCTGGGCCAGGAAGGCACCCCCACCTCTACCCTCAGCCAGGCCTTCCCTCCCTCAgcatccccaccccagcccccagcctggcACAtacctccctttccttctccttcagcTCCAGCTCTGTCTCCTTCACTTTGTTGACAAACATCTGCctcatctcttcctccttcctctgcagCTCACTCAGGAATTCCTTCCTCTTGGCCTCATATGTCTCTTGTAGGCTGTGGAGACCCACAGAAAAGAGGCCAAGGATGGGATTATGGAGGAATGGGGTAGGGCAGAGCCAGAGAAATAGAATCACATGGGCACAAGGGGTAAGAGGATGGTGGGGTCCCCCAGGGAACAGATGCCAGGATGGTGTGTCTGGCCACAGCTGTGAAGACAGGCTCACTCTGGCTCAGGCTGTCACCTGAAGGGCTGGCTGTCACCATCGCTGTCCTGGAAGCCCATCTCCTCCAACTTGCAGCGCCGGTAGAGCTCGTAGTGCCGGCTGTGGGTCTGCTCGCGGAGGTCTTCCATGTTCACCCGGATCAACATTTCCCGCAGCTTCACGAAGTCGCAGTGATTCTCATTCTCCACTGAAAGCAGAGGGCCAGTGGGGTATTAGGCAGGCATGCAGGCGGGCAGACTCCAGAGTCAGGGTGGGCACACAGGTGCACATGAGGAGGAAACAGCACAGGGTACTACAGGCAGCAGGGCAGGCCAGGGGACACAGTTCTACCCCCAGCTGGGGATGTACTTCCCATCCACACTCACCCTGCACCACTCCCCAGGGGTACTGCCGTGCTCGGACCAGCTTGTTCCCCACCTTCACCTCCTCGGTGCTGCCCACTACGGCGAAGGGCAGATGTGCCTGGAAAGGGGCCCAGGTATGAGTTGACACAGGCTAATGGCAGACTCTCCTTCCCTGCCCTTGGGTCCTAGGGAGGGGCAGCCAGACCTGAACAAAGGCTCCAGGGCCAGATGCTTGCTTCCTGGCTCTCTTCTTGAGAAATGTCCCAGAACTCCAAACAGGGGAGTGGGCTGAACCCTCAACCCCCTCCCTGGTGCTCCTGATTCTCCAGGCTGTTCTTTCAGCCCTCAGGCCTCCCAGGGACCATTAGAGCTCCCTGAAAGGACCTGTGAGCCTGGCTCCCTTCCAGGTTCCCAAACCCTTAAGCCTGCTCAACTCCTTCCGTTTCCAGGCTCCTCCATGAGTCCAGATCTTATGACACCCAAACCTGGGGTCCTCAGTATAGGCCCACTATCAGATTCCTCCTGTCCCCTGCCTACAGATGTAGGACTGGCCAGCTCCAGATGCCCACCCTTCTGTCCTGGAGAAGCTAAGGCTGGAATCCTGGGGAACAAGagtctcctggggctgtgtcagaTCTGTGCCGGCTCCTCGCCCTCTGGCCCCAGGGCCCTGAGGCCCTCGCCCAACGCTCACATTCATGACTGCGTTAATCTCTGCAACAGCCTCGTCATCCGTGGGAAACTGGTAGATCTGGACCCCGTTGCTGACCAGCTCGCCCAtgatcttgatcttgaacttgtgGAGCTCGCTCTTGGAGATGGTGTCAGCCTTGGCGATGATGGGAATAATGTTCACCTGCCAGGATCAGGGGAGAGGACAGCAGGCTGGTTGGCTCTTTTGAGCAATGGTTCCCATGCCATGGCTAGCCATGCCCAGGCCATATCCCTCGGCAGGGGGAaggaggccagagagatggagCCACTCCCACAGGCAGCCGTGGTGCAAACCCAGCCACCTGTGGCCATTCTGATGGGTTTCAACAATTGTCTGCAGTGCTTCTTACAGCCCTGGTTCCCCCAAATCACCATCCAGCCCCAAAACTGGTCCCCCTAGGCATACCCAGCTTTGACCCAGAATCCTCTGAAGGTCCTAATTGGCCTGGGGCCTGACAGAAGGAGTGGTCGGGGGCTGTGCTCCCCACTAAGCAGGTAAAAGGACCCATCAGCAGTAGCCATAAGAAGATCCCAAAATCTCCCACACCCAGGCTATCCcgtttttcacaataaaaatgaactCCTGAGATGGGAAGACAGTCACGTGAGAGCTGACAAGGGATGTGGGGCCACATGCCCTTGAAAATGCACAGCTCTTCTAGCCCTTCCCATAAAGCTGCCTCTCTTCTCTACCCCTACAGTACCCAGCCCTCGTTCACATCGCAATTCTGGGCCTTAACTCTCCTCTCCCTGATGGGCTCAGAAGGAACTAAAGGACACTTATAtcagggaggaagggggaagtgAAGGGAGGAGCTAGAAATTAGGAATTGAGAGATAGAAAATGAGCAGagaagaggctgagatgggaagggaGGTTCCCTGGGGTGAAGGGCAACAAACACTATTGGGAGCGGGAGAGGCAGCAGGGCTGAGAATGACAATGATTCAGCTGCAAGCAAGGGGCTCAGGGTCAGACCCAGGGCACAGGACTCTGGAGAAAGAGCCCAGAGCAATGGGGGCCACTGGAGCAGGACGGACAGACGCAAGACAGAGAGAGGACCAAGCCAATAGGGGGCCATCCACAAGCCACCGACTAGATCCCTGAGGACCATGGTGGACAGGCATGAGGCAGCCACCACATCGCATTGCAGCAGAAGACTATGGAGCCTGTGACAGCGGGTGGGGACAGGGATACCTTGCTATCTAGTTTCTTCATGGTCACCAGATCCAGGGACTTCAGGGAGTGCCCCGTGGGCGTGATGAAGTAGAGGCAAACGTGGATCCTTGTGTCATGGTAGTCGAAGAGCGAGCGGCGGATCTTCAGCTCCTCCTGCAGATAATTTTCAAACTGCGCATCGATGTAGTCAACTATGGGCCTGTAACTACAGACAGCTCCATCACCCAGGAGGCTGCCAGCTGAGATCAGGGGCTTGGGGCTTGGGGGACTCAGGGCTCGGGGCCAAGCCAGGCTGCCCCCTGGCCTTTTCTTTCTGGGAACAGCTTCTGCCCGAGGATCCCTGACTGGATACAGGCAGCTGACCCCTTCTCCAGACACCTAAAGGAGTAACTGGTCTGTTGGTGACCACAGAGCCTCAGATACTCCCCAAGAGGCACTCCCTGGCCCCCTGCAGTGTGAGGGCTGGGCTACTGGTATGGGGACCAATGTAGGTGGGGTGGGAAGAGGCTGGGTGGGGCCGCCCTTCCCGCCTCTTGCCTCTCATCCTTATTGATCTGATCCCCAAAGCCCACGGCATCCACAATGGTCAGCTTGAGCTGCACGTTGCTCTCCTGGAGGTCGTAGGTCTGGGGCCGCAGGCGCACGCATGCCTCATGGTGACTGGCTTCCTCAGTCTCGAAGGTCGTGTTGAAGAGCGTGTTCATCAGTGTGGATTTGCCAATGCCAGTCTCCCCTGGGCAGTGAGCACAGGAGGGGAACAAGTGGGTGTCACAGGCTGGAACTGGGGCTGTCTTTGGCTGGTGGCCAGGCCAGGCAGGGCTCAGGCATCCATGGCCCCTGGACAAGAGAAAGGGGCAGGCCGCCCACCCCCATCCCTCATCACCCCCATTCCCCAGGAACTATCTTTTCCTGTGGCCTCAGAAATAACCTGTGGAAGGAAGAGCCAAAAGGTGGACTTGGACAGAAGACATAGCtgtgtgtgatgtgtgatgtGTTCCCTCAAGGAGCAGGGAAGAGGCAGAGCCGTGCGGCTGGGTAGACACCACTGCAGACCCAGTCACCTCACACATAACCTGCTGTACACAACACCCTTCCCAGGACCAGGGTGGTCACGGGACCAGGAGGGCCAGGGTCTAAAGCCACCAGTGGCTCAACCCATGCGCCCTGGACAGCCCTAGCTCCACATGGCTTTAGCTGGGGGAACCCAGGATGGGCTGCTTCCCGAAGGGCACCTGCAGAGGGACCAGCAGAGCACTTTGTGCCCTTCTGGGACTCCCAGGGAACCTCTGAGAGCCTCTCTGCTTGGGGCTGTATTTGTTCATATGCGTGCCGGAGCACTTACCACAGGATATGGTGATGAGGGGCAGAGCTGTTTACCATAACGTCCTTGACACAGGGTAGGAAGCAGTAAATgaatacatgttttttaaatgaacaaacaaatgaataaatgaacctAAATCTCTGTGATAAACACCCACAGTTTACAAACCACTTTCATGTGCCCGATCCAGTTTACTCTTCCTGACAACgctgtgccaggccctggctcTAACTCCATCCTTGACCTTGGCAGAGACACCAACCAAATCCTCATCCTGACACCCCCAAAGTTTCACTCTGCCTGGGAAGCCCCCTCGTAGCCCAACAGGGGGCCAGAAGCACCCCCTCTCCCAGGAGGTTCTCACCCACCCTCTGTCTAAGGCCAGGCCCTGACACTCACCCACACAGAGGATGTTGAAGCTGAAGCCCTGAGTGACCGACTTGCTGACCAGCTGGTCGGGGAGGCTGTCAAAACCCACATGGCCGCCCAGGGAGAGGCTCCGGGGCTCTGGCTCTGCATTCTgccaagagagaaataaaacaagacataAGCCCACTGGAGAAGAAAGGTCAAGGCTGCGGGGGCGGGCGCTAATTCTGAGTTAAAACAGCGAAGCAGCCCCGCCCGATGTCTGAATTCTCAACAAATCTCAGTCACACCCTGAGTACACCCAAGCCAAGTTTCCCAAGCCAACTCCAGGCCAAGTTTCCCCAGAGGGAGCCCGATGCCCCCAGGGGGAAAGGCCCTTCCACTCTGTGACTTTGCTTCCCCTGGGATGGCCAGGGATGCCTGGCCTGAGGGCTCCA belongs to Theropithecus gelada isolate Dixy chromosome 6, Tgel_1.0, whole genome shotgun sequence and includes:
- the SEPT8 gene encoding septin-8 isoform X3 translates to MAATDLERFSNAEPEPRSLSLGGHVGFDSLPDQLVSKSVTQGFSFNILCVGETGIGKSTLMNTLFNTTFETEEASHHEACVRLRPQTYDLQESNVQLKLTIVDAVGFGDQINKDESYRPIVDYIDAQFENYLQEELKIRRSLFDYHDTRIHVCLYFITPTGHSLKSLDLVTMKKLDSKVNIIPIIAKADTISKSELHKFKIKIMGELVSNGVQIYQFPTDDEAVAEINAVMNAHLPFAVVGSTEEVKVGNKLVRARQYPWGVVQVENENHCDFVKLREMLIRVNMEDLREQTHSRHYELYRRCKLEEMGFQDSDGDSQPFSLQETYEAKRKEFLSELQRKEEEMRQMFVNKVKETELELKEKERELHEKFEHLKRVHQEEKRKVEEKRRELEEETNAFNRRKAAVEALQSQALHATSQQPLRKDKDKKKSDIGAHQPGMSLSSSKVMMTKASVEPLNCSSWWPAIQCCSCLVRDATWREGFL
- the SEPT8 gene encoding septin-8 isoform X1 produces the protein MKAEIKRFFETNENKDTMYQNLWDTFKAVCIGKFIALNAHKRKQERSKIDTLTSQLEELEKQEQTNSKASRRQEITKIRAELKKIETRKTLQKVNESRSWFFEKINKIDRLLARLIKKKRQKNQIDAVKNDKRDITTDPTEIKNAEPEPRSLSLGGHVGFDSLPDQLVSKSVTQGFSFNILCVGETGIGKSTLMNTLFNTTFETEEASHHEACVRLRPQTYDLQESNVQLKLTIVDAVGFGDQINKDESYRPIVDYIDAQFENYLQEELKIRRSLFDYHDTRIHVCLYFITPTGHSLKSLDLVTMKKLDSKVNIIPIIAKADTISKSELHKFKIKIMGELVSNGVQIYQFPTDDEAVAEINAVMNAHLPFAVVGSTEEVKVGNKLVRARQYPWGVVQVENENHCDFVKLREMLIRVNMEDLREQTHSRHYELYRRCKLEEMGFQDSDGDSQPFSLQETYEAKRKEFLSELQRKEEEMRQMFVNKVKETELELKEKERELHEKFEHLKRVHQEEKRKVEEKRRELEEETNAFNRRKAAVEALQSQALHATSQQPLRKDKDKKNRSDIGAHQPGMSLSSSKVMMTKASVEPLNCSSWWPAIQCCSCLVRDATWREGFL
- the SEPT8 gene encoding septin-8 isoform X2; this translates as MAATDLERFSNAEPEPRSLSLGGHVGFDSLPDQLVSKSVTQGFSFNILCVGETGIGKSTLMNTLFNTTFETEEASHHEACVRLRPQTYDLQESNVQLKLTIVDAVGFGDQINKDESYRPIVDYIDAQFENYLQEELKIRRSLFDYHDTRIHVCLYFITPTGHSLKSLDLVTMKKLDSKVNIIPIIAKADTISKSELHKFKIKIMGELVSNGVQIYQFPTDDEAVAEINAVMNAHLPFAVVGSTEEVKVGNKLVRARQYPWGVVQVENENHCDFVKLREMLIRVNMEDLREQTHSRHYELYRRCKLEEMGFQDSDGDSQPFSLQETYEAKRKEFLSELQRKEEEMRQMFVNKVKETELELKEKERELHEKFEHLKRVHQEEKRKVEEKRRELEEETNAFNRRKAAVEALQSQALHATSQQPLRKDKDKKNRSDIGAHQPGMSLSSSKVMMTKASVEPLNCSSWWPAIQCCSCLVRDATWREGFL